One Fusarium poae strain DAOMC 252244 chromosome 4, whole genome shotgun sequence DNA window includes the following coding sequences:
- the PFS2 gene encoding pre-mRNA cleavage and polyadenylation factor (CPF) complex subunit (BUSCO:21565at5125) produces the protein MAYEPRGDHGGGGGAQGQDGAFVKVRGRRPVTDYGATITHWQHDRAPSYKGGYTGEAERPSVSYIVDMLPPAARVTKAADSIPIKHLHSSLNKIKHPINVVRWTPEGRRLLTASTSGEFTLWNGTGFNFETIMQAHDSAIRALEYSHSDDWLISADHDGSVKYWQPNFNNVQSINAHTDPIRDLAFSPSDSKFVTASDDSTLKIFDFALGQMESKLEGHGWDAKSVDWHPTKGLLVSGSKDHLVKLWDPRTSRCLTTLHGHKSTITKVLFEKVRGACLATSARDQTARVFDLRMMRDICLLKGHEKDISTLTWHPIHPNLLSTGGMDGSLFHYLLDSPNPPPGQSFTVAPYDSPDPTTVPAQSVWPMHKLPYAHDYAIWSLDWHPLGHILASGSNDRITRFWSRARPGDTEVFQDRYHIGEAAAEAQGTWDRRGGRRQRQEEEQQEMEDEMDALVDQDAPKAGVPGLPGLPGIPGLPLGGLPGLGSAVPPPPIPGVGAGAPPPPLPFPLPGLNGSLPPPPLPGLDPNNPPDPAQLLELMKKAGVPLPPPGALPPGLLPPGGIPPPPGGFAIPPPPPPMSALDAERAENVRRRAPLPSQEDSLRHEQRQGKYTRAR, from the exons ATGGCCTATGAGCCTCGTGGTGATcatggcggcggcggcggtgcGCAAGGTCAAGACGGAGCATTCGTCAAAGTCAGGGGACGAC GACCTGTGACTGACTATGGTGCTACTATCACACACTGGCAGCACGATCGTGCCCCTAGCTATAAGGGAGGATATACTGGCGAGGCTGAGAGGCCCAGCGTCAGCTACATAGTTGAT ATGCTCCCCCCTGCAGCTCGAGTCACCAAAGCCGCCGATAGCATTCCTATCAAACACCTTCACTCTTCTCTTAACAAGATCAAACACCCTATTAATGTGGTTCGATGGACACCAGAAGGTCGAAGATTATTAACGGCGTCAACCAGCGGCGAGTTTACTTTATGGAACGGTACTGGCTTCAATTTCGAAACCATCATGCAGGCTCACGATTCTGCTATCCGAGCTCTCGAGTACTCCCACAGTGATGATTGGCTTATTTCGGCTGATCATGATGGATCTGTCAAGTACTGGCAACCAAACTTCAACAACGTCCAGAGTATCAATGCGCATACAGATCCCATTCGAGATCTTGCCTTTAGCCCTAGTGACTCGAAATTCGTTACCGCCAGTGATGACTCGACCCTCAAGATCTTCGACTTTGCCTTGGGACAGATGGAGTCCAAGCTTGAAGGCCACGGATGGGATGCCAAAAGTGTGGATTGGCACCCTACCAAGGGTTTACTAGTGTCTGGTTCAAAAGATCATCTTGTCAAGCTTTGGGACCCTCGAACCAGTCGCTGTCTAACAACTCTGCACGGCCACAAGAGTACCATCACCAAAGTACTGTTTGAAAAGGTCCGTGGTGCCTGCCTGGCAACATCTGCGAGAGACCAAACTGCTCGCGTATTCGATCTCCGCATGATGCGAGACATTTGTCTGCTCAAGGGCCACGAGAAGGATATTTCTACTCTTACCTGGCATCCCATCCATCCTAATCTTCTCAGCACTGGTGGTATGGATGGTTCGCTCTTCCATTATCTCCTCGACTCTCCCAACCCACCTCCTGGCCAATCCTTTACCGTTGCACCATATGATAGCCCCGATCCAACTACAGTACCTGCTCAGTCAGTGTGGCCAATGCACAAGCTTCCTTATGCGCACGATTATGCCATCTGGTCCTTGGACTGGCATCCTCTTGGCCACATCCTAGCTTCAGGTTCAAATGATCGTATTACTCGATTCTGGAGCCGAGCTCGACCAGGCGACACAGAAGTCTTCCAGGATCGTTACCATATTGGTGAAGCCGCCGCTGAAGCCCAAGGAACATGGGATCGTCGCGGTGGCCGTCGCCAGCGCCAAGAAGAGGAGCAGCAGGAGATGGAAGACGAGATGGATGCCTTGGTCGACCAAGATGCCCCGAAAGCCGGCGTTCCTGGCCTGCCTGGTCTACCTGGTATTCCTGGTCTTCCCCTTGGTGGACTGCCTGGTCTGGGATCAGCTGTCCCGCCTCCTCCTATTCCTGGTGTCGGTGCAGGTGCTCCTCCACCACCTTTGCCATTCCCATTGCCCGGGCTTAACGGCAGTCTACCGCCACCACCCCTGCCCGGTCTGGATCCCAACAATCCTCCGGACCCAGCTCAACTTCTCGAGCTGATGAAAAAGGCCGGCGTGCCTCTGCCACCACCTGGGGCTCTACCTCCAGGTCTCCTACCACCAGGCGGTATACCCCCACCACCTGGGGGCTTCGCCATAcccccaccaccacctcccatGTCTGCTCTTGATGCTGAGAGAGCAGAGAATGTAAGGCGAAGAGCTCCTTTACCCAGCCAGGAAGACAGTTTGCGGCATGAACAACGACAGGGAAAATATACGAGGGCGAGGTAG
- a CDS encoding hypothetical protein (TransMembrane:2 (i21-54o60-81i)~BUSCO:56629at5125): MGAVLVAMFTHGWKKSSWRYLWAVPVIYLVIAGLEAVMAGSIVGLVLGAVYSAGYYEMNTWIPCTWGFINLLVLIISSFSIQGGL; this comes from the exons ATGGGAGCAGTCCTAGTTGCCATGTTCACCCACGGCTGGAAGAAGTCATCATGGCGGTACCTATGGGCAGTACCTGTGATATATCTTGTTATAGCTGGGCTTGAAGCAGTTATGGCAGGGAGTATCGTTGGCTTAGT GTTGGGCGCTGTCTACTCTGCAGGATACTACGAAATGAATACTTGGATTCCATGTACCTGGGGCTTTATCAACCTACTTGTCCTTATCATTTCCTCATTCTCTATACAGGGTGGACTTTAG
- a CDS encoding hypothetical protein (BUSCO:13399at5125), giving the protein MSTDRLLRTVLQLYQDVHDAAKTEQIIGSTTHLLVELTNPLNLGLLTSQLLTAPAVWFQPGGIRTSVRVISIYNTAAARMHNYEVANRDRNEPHEGSGMQCEEWARAVVKGADERSKRWQHLLVLTGVLMGMESDNRQSLSRGMRNTLEEAVVMAANMALERHEEDGPVAGASIVMALNFAFPLLSDYHRSLINCNALLPLIVWTVTAEEGLAHGQFLTPISAETMESPDHLLAWAPNTPSFRFIQELDRRPTLANMGPLAKLAGYAVMQATDTQAVIAAQDALVAFSNNVLDIWRLNRLSDIDPALEGNVLTQETLTSTWPVLWNLLRKLMFGTVAILQAIVSRSLLDLRMLNDMAAPIIAAKSLRILRNIFFISSRNGNNAFQVYNFTYLTSIDSISRSAPACQMFLQEFRPSEDASTSTTYLQRSLDLFYLNLSEHLPLTLSTDACDNLIIKPAIAYISHEGPTTPNMVEIFESAHSAILSTISCPQHSPLTIELTPFYIALLFNAFPRHISSRQFRVAFKTVMQIVSPPFPIAELEPFLSETLLEMLRASISTASTELLPPTADIASQAAMEETQEVRYSQQSSLSLALVDSLPHLPLPLVEEWFTIAAQAMNEIQDPALREPVKERFLEILVSGELDVERAATGVAWWGTRGGRELILGASAEPPMMSGALPGPERTSRL; this is encoded by the coding sequence ATGTCTACCGATAGACTCCTCCGAACAGTCTTGCAGCTCTACCAAGACGTCCACGATGCTGCCAAGACGGAACAGATCATCGGCTCGACGACACACCTCCTCGTTGAGCTCACGAACCCTCTCAATCTCGGCCTTCTCACATCGCAATTGTTGACGGCACCAGCGGTATGGTTCCAACCGGGCGGTATTCGGACTTCTGTTCGAGTCATAAGCATATATAACACTGCGGCCGCGCGCATGCACAACTACGAAGTCGCCAATCGCGATCGGAATGAACCCCATGAGGGTAGTGGCATGCAATGCGAAGAATGGGCGCGCGCTGTTGTCAAAGGAGCGGACGAGCGGTCGAAACGATGGCAACACCTTTTGGTTCTGACCGGTGTTCTTATGGGCATGGAATCCGACAATCGCCAATCTTTGTCGCGTGGAATGAGGAATACCCTCGAGGAGGCGGTCGTGATGGCAGCAAACATGGCACTCGAGAGACACGAAGAGGATGGGCCTGTGGCAGGCGCATCAATAGTAATGGCCTTGAACTTTGCCTTTCCCTTGCTATCCGATTACCACAGGAGCCTCATTAACTGCAACGCGCTGCTACCTTTGATTGTATGGACAGTGACTGCCGAAGAGGGCCTCGCCCATGGTCAGTTCCTGACGCCAATAAGCGCCGAAACTATGGAATCACCGGATCATCTTCTTGCTTGGGCACCGAATACCCCATCGTTCCGATTCATTCAGGAACTGGACAGAAGGCCAACGTTGGCAAACATGGGCCCGCTAGCCAAACTCGCTGGTTACGCTGTTATGCAAGCGACAGATACGCAGGCGGTGATCGCTGCCCAGGATGCTCTCGTTGCTTTCAGCAACAATGTCCTGGATATTTGGCGACTCAACCGTTTGAGCGATATCGACCCGGCACTGGAGGGCAATGTTCTCACTCAGGAGACCCTCACAAGCACCTGGCCAGTCCTATGGAACCTGCTCAGGAAGCTCATGTTTGGCACAGTCGCTATTCTACAAGCAATTGTCTCACGAAGTCTCCTTGACCTGCGGATGCTCAACGATATGGCCGCTCCTATCATCGCAGCGAAATCCCTTCGCATATTGCGCAacatcttttttatttcttcaAGAAACGGCAACAACGCGTTTCAGGTTTATAATTTCACATACTTGACTTCAATCGACTCCATCTCTAGAAGCGCCCCTGCTTGCCAGATGTTCCTTCAGGAATTCCGGCCATCAGAGGATGCATCGACATCCACCACGTATCTGCAGAGATCGCTGGATCTATTCTATCTCAACCTCTCTGAACATTTACCACTTACTCTATCAACCGACGCATGCGATAACCTCATAATAAAGCCAGCAATCGCATATATTTCTCATGAAGgaccaacaacaccaaatATGGTTGAGATCTTTGAATCTGCACACAGCGCGATTCTCTCAACCATTTCTTGTCCTCAGCACAGTCCCCTTACCATCGAACTTACACCATTTTACATCGCTCTTCTCTTCAATGCATTCCCCAGACACATCTCATCTCGTCAATTTCGAGTGGCTTTCAAGACTGTTATGCAGATCGTGTCGCCTCCATTCCCAATTGCAGAGTTGGAGCCGTTCCTTTCGGAGACCTTGTTGGAGATGCTTCGAGCTTCTATATCGACAGCGTCGACAGAACTTCTTCCACCAACCGCGGATATTGCCTCGCAAGCAGCGATGGAAGAGACACAGGAAGTACGCTATTCTCAGCAAAGTTCTCTTTCACTAGCTCTGGTGGATTCCCTTCCCCATCTTCCACTTCCTTTGGTGGAAGAATGGTTTACAATTGCTGCTCAAGCCATGAATGAGATTCAAGACCCTGCACTACGAGAGCCAGTCAAGGAGCGGTTCTTGGAGATTCTTGTTAGTGGAGAGTTGGACGTGGAGCGAGCAGCCACCGGAGTAGCTTGGTGGGGAACCCGAGGAGGCCGAGAGCTCATTCTTGGTGCGAGCGCGGAACCTCCCATGATGAGTGGTGCACTTCCAGGACCTGAACGAACTAGCCGATTGTGA
- a CDS encoding hypothetical protein (TransMembrane:5 (o59-82i89-108o128-149i161-177o220-245i)~BUSCO:51159at5125), with protein MAESFQPTGARPVNFSPSASHHQAAPSHHDSFPGNSRSMDELMILKPYFAGQDKSLSGIAMRAFCLGITLASSAIAMTTILVMTSSPAWRVPFFLFSLSAFHFLEFWTTAEKNTLVASIGSFLLTANWPGYAIAHSAAFLECAIVNIIFPERNWAPFGTGPLLLVVGLLMVTIGQYVRSVAMLQAGASFNHHVQTRKKDSHELVTTGIYSVFRHPSYFGFFYWGLGTQLVMGNILCFFAYAFVLWKFFNIRIKHEEAKLIEFFKDDYVEYRKRVGTKIPFIG; from the coding sequence ATGGCTGAATCATTTCAACCCACTGGCGCTCGTCCCGTCAACTTCAGCCCTTCagcttctcatcatcaagctGCACCATCTCATCATGACTCCTTTCCTGGCAATTCGCGCTCCATGGATGAGCTCATGATCTTGAAGCCCTACTTTGCAGGCCAGGACAAGTCACTCTCTGGGATCGCCATGCGAGCTTTTTGTTTGGGTATCACTCTGGCTTCTAGCGCTATCGCCATGACGACGATTCTGGTCATGACGTCGAGTCCTGCTTGGAGAGTGcccttttttctcttttctctgtCGGCCTTCCACTTCCTCGAGTTTTGGACTACGGCCGAAAAGAACACACTTGTGGCTAGTATTGGCAGTTTCCTCTTGACTGCGAATTGGCCAGGCTATGCCATCGCCCATTCAGCTGCGTTTCTCGAGTGCGCTATTGTCAATATCATCTTTCCCGAGCGCAACTGGGCACCTTTCGGTACCGGACCCCTACTTCTAGTCGTCGGTCTTCTCATGGTCACTATTGGGCAGTATGTTCGCTCAGTGGCAATGCTCCAGGCTGGGGCTAGCTTCAACCATCATGTCCagacgaggaagaaggaCTCACACGAGTTGGTCACCACCGGCATCTACTCCGTCTTCCGTCATCCAAGCTACTTTGGATTCTTCTATTGGGGGCTAGGAACGCAGTTGGTCATGGGCAATATTCTTTGCTTCTTTGCCTATGCTTTTGTGCTTTGGAAGTTCTTCAACATCAGAATCAAGCATGAGGAGGCCAAGCTGATCGAGTTTTTCAAGGATGATTACGTGGAGTACCGCAAGAGAGTTGGAACAAAGATTCCCTTTATCGGGTAG
- a CDS encoding hypothetical protein (TransMembrane:8 (o81-100i121-142o179-201i296-315o345-364i416-434o440-457i477-497o)~BUSCO:20105at5125): protein MNSATTTSTETSNGSASASASASVSKRNGHDVTRTNGNGNGTATTGPPKKPGQKYRHVAAVHKNTRPSCLSHDSDAAPSFIGFRNLMVIVLVVGNLRLMIENIQKYGVLICVRCHDYSRQDVFLGLLLYFLIPCHLLAAYLIELAAAQQARGSLKRYNDSSSGGPSEQERNKFHKTWVIVAWAHLFNITLALVLTTWVVYFKIHHPLIGTLTEMHAIAVWLKTASYAFTNRDLRHAYLHPVEGELELVPELYTQCPYPQNITFSNLVYFWWAPTLVYQPVYPRTDKIRWVFVAKRVGEIFGLSVFIWVASAQYAAPVLRNSLDKIASLDLMSILERLLKLSTISLAIWLAGFFALFQSFLNALAEVLRFGDRSFYDDWWNSESLGAYWRTWNKPVYTYFKRHLYMPMIGRGWSPQAASFFVFLVSAILHEILVGVPTHNIIGVAFLGMFLQLPLIHLTKPLENMKLGHTGKIVGNTIFWVSFTIFGQPFAALMYFYAWQAKYGST, encoded by the exons ATGAATTCGGCTACAACAACAAGTACAGAGACCTCAAATGgctctgcttctgcttctgcctcTGCCTCTGTTTCTAAACGCAACGGCCACGACGTCACCCGCACCAAcggaaatggaaatggaacAGCCACGACAGGTCCTCCAAAGAAGCCTGGTCAGAAGTACAGACACGTCGCTGCGGTTCATAAGAATACGAGACCGTCTTGTTTGAGTCACGATTCAGATGCTGCTCCCAGCTTTATTGGTTTTCGCAACCTCATGGTGATTGTCCTCG TGGTTGGAAACTTACGATTGATGATTGAAAACATTCAAAAG TACGGTGTCTTGATCTGCGTGAGGTGTCATGACTACAGTCGCCAGGATGTTTTCCTGGGTCTTCTACTCTATTTCCTCATCCCATGCCATCTTCTCGCCGCTTACTTGATTGAACTGGCTGCTGCTCAGCAGGCGCGAGGATCCCTCAAGCGTTACAACGATAGTTCTTCCGGGGGCCCCTCAGAGCAAGAGCGCAACAAGTTTCACAAGACTTGGGTCATTGTAGCATGGGCCCATCTCTTCAACATTACGCTTGCTCTTGTCCTCACAACATGGGTCGTGTACTTCAAGATACATCATCCCCTTATCGGTACCTTGACTGAGATGCACGCCATTGCTGTTTGGCTCAAGACTGCATCATACGCTTTCACCAACCGCGACTTGAGGCATGCTTACCTGCATCCTGTGGAAGGAGAACTTGAGCTTGTCCCCGAGCTGTACACGCAATGCCCGTATCCTCAGAACATCACATTTAGCAACCTGGTCTATTTCTGGTGGGCCCCCACGCTCGTCTACCAGCCAGTGTATCCTCGTACCGACAAAATCAGATGGGTATTTGTGGCCAAGCGTGTTGGAGAGATCTTTGGCCTAAGCGTATTCATATGGGTCGCGAGTGCTCAGTACGCTGCACCCGTCCTTCGAAACTCCCTCGACAAAATTGCTTCTCTTGACCTCATGTCCATTCTCGAGCGGTTGCTTAAGCTGTCAACCATCTCTCTGGCCATTTGGCTCGCTGGTTTTTTTGCGCTGTTCCAATCTTTCCTGAACGCTCTGGCCGAGGTCCTGAGATTCGGTGACCGATCATTCTATGACGACTGGTGGAACAGTGAGAGTTTGGGAGCCTACTGGCGGACGTGGAACAAGCCCGTTTACACATATTTCAAGCGCCATCTGTATATGCCCATGATTGGCCGTGGTTGGAGTCCTCAAGCGGCCAGCTTTTTTGTCTTTCTGGTATCGGCCATCCTCCACGAGATCCTTGTCGGTGTTCCTACGCACAACATCATTG GTGTTGCTTTCCTGGGCATGTTTCTTCAACTACCGTTGATTCATCTTACCAAGCCACTCGAAAACATGAAGCTTGGTCACACTGGTAAAATTGTTGGAAACACTATCTTCTGGGTGTCGTTTACTATTTTCGGACAACCCTTCGCAGCCTTGATGTACTTTTATGCTTGGCAAGCAAAGTATGGGAGT ACGTGA
- a CDS encoding hypothetical protein (BUSCO:8252at5125), translated as MSSKDKDSKLTVPKFSSFKSKSESSELKAPKFASFKPKDKEKVTEERSSHKETDRERERERDSRRKRSHHHSDSHRDHRHHHSKRHRTESHHRHRESSRRSSHSEKPEHRALTKSSRDSHDGTSRLYIIDTKGDPLIIRYGSLDRSQVPAYYRDGYGKVLGTRGRLVIHRDGPRDQFSLRMPGEGSYAFKDKDGLRSKSWRIRSTPLRVRLQESSTQDEDDGDFLAVGSSKKRKHDHSASESSDNEQPSYRSIEGKAKPRQYDDSDLESDTDTPAEHVDLGQNNPLKWKSIQLSRRVKDQPDDIDAWLELANHQDALLRAGEDVDHKALEAEVHSFAEIKLHMLESALSNISNPKDRIRVLIPLMREGVKVWNSKSTAKKWNDLREDEDKSFTLWKTHLDFDMSNISAFHFDTLKQMHLDRLHLAISRSQSNGESEGYMEAIYVFLRLTRLIYDCGYKELAVAAWQALMELSFFRPAQLEEQSAALESLRDFWESEVPRIGEPGAQGWAKFVDDDGMGDAPEPLRDDKLPQDQSRDDYKRWASLESLHAEKARVPARTMDEGTEEDPFRVVMFSDIEPLLFIVPRHVLPAVQEQLLDAFLMFFGAPPVFRSNSWTEEAYHDQFLARPALNLELTAPTPLSRDEDPTEIQRKPPAFDQKPLRVSESPEVLFSNQNWFSYLPSMTKENNVELGFLNNATKHLVHNANFEDLAMYHLALCASQDRSAVKKAAKALLKRYPTNLGLYKAYALAEYTNGNREVAQKVVSSATQLASDSSAVDSFSLWRTWTWMELEEGNKDVAVQRLCSAVDEVLRKTAGTLDVSSTHILKAHQIFTSTMNDMIAGGNIDQAGVLAECLVLLSYLTAEGSTEPMSASQGSISAAMDIVYRVSLELKSRNYHTSKAHERILQFASMLLYMHATRGPFRRVYLLEQLKHFLAYFPGNTMFLSLFEWADSSLRIIDETRTLLHETVLTPAQDCLSSRIFAIHHEIERGNVNTTKAAFEHAVSSDVCKSNTALWINFIRFCSSQRELRPKAKDILFRALRHCPWSKDVMMEAFLTLNRDMDSSELKGVFETMASKGSRVHVDLEEFLDERRVERRAEKSRR; from the exons ATGTCCAGCAAGGATAAGGACTCCAAGCTTACAGTGCCCAAGTTCTCATCATTCAAGTCCAAGTCTGAGAGTTCCGAACTGAAAGCACCCAAATTCGCCTCTTTCAAGCCAAAGGATAAAGAAAAGGTCACGGAAGAAAGGTCCAGTCATAAAGAAACAGACCGGGAGAGAGAACGGGAACGCGACTCACGAAGGAAGAGAAGCCATCATCACTCAGACTCACATCGCGATCATCGTCACCACCATTCCAAGAGGCATCGCACAGAATCTCATCACCGGCACCGGGAAAGCTCACGACGATCCAGCCACTCTGAGAAACCTGAACACCGTGCGCTTACTAAATCTTCACGCGACAGCCATGACGGCACATCGCGTCTGTATATCATCGACACCAAGGGCGACCCACTAATCATTCGATATGGAAGTCTTGACCGTTCGCAGGTCCCCGCTTACTATCGCGATGGATATGGAAAGGTTCTCGGTACGCGAGGTCGTCTTGTGATTCATCGCGATGGGCCCAGGGATCAGTTTAGCCTGCGAATGCCTGGCGAGGGGTCCTATGCcttcaaggacaaggacggTCTACGCTCAAAATCTTGGCGCATAAGGTCAACACCGCTGAGAGTCCGGTTGCAAGAGAGTTCTACACAGGACGAAGATGACGGTGACTTCTTGGCAGTGGGCTCGTCGAAAAAGCGCAAGCATGACCACAGTGCTTCTGAATCTTCAGACAATGAACAACCATCCTATCGTTCAATAGAGGGCAAAGCAAAACCACGGCAATACGATGATAGCGATTTGGAGTCTGATACCGATACACCTGCGGAACATGTCGATCTTGGCCAGAACAACCCCTTAAAGTGGAAGTCAATACAACTCTCGAGGCGAGTGAAGGATCAACCGGATGATATAGATGCATGGCTTGAGTTGGCGAATCACCAGGATGCCCTTCTGAGAGCTGGAGAGGACGTTGACCACAAGGCACTAGAGGCTGAGGTGCATAGCTTTGCTGAGATCAAACTTCATATGCTCGAATCGGCTTTATCCAATATTTCGAATCCTAAAGATCGCATTAGAGTGTTGATTCCACTAATGCGTGAAGGAGTCAAGGTGTGGAACAGTAAATCAACAGCTAAGAAGTGGAATGACTTACgtgaagatgaagacaagAGCTTCACGCTCTGGAAGACACATCTCGATTTTGACATGTCCAACATTTCTGCATTCCACTTTGATACTCTCAAGCAAATGCACCTCGATCGACTGCATCTCGCTATATCTCGATCACAGTCAAATGGGGAATCTGAAGGTTATATGGAAGCTATCTACGTTTTTCTCAGACTCACGAGACTCATATATGATTGTGGATACAAGGAACTCGCAGTCGCAGCATGGCAAGCGCTCATGGAACTTAGCTTTTTCCGGCCTGCCCAGTTGGAAGAACAAAGCGCAGCTCTCGAATCTCTTCGTGACTTCTGGGAGAGCGAAGTCCCAAGAATAGGAGAGCCAGGGGCTCAAGGCTGGGCAAAATTTGTGGACGATGATGGGATGGGTGATGCTCCCGAGCCACTACGAGATGACAAGCTGCCTCAGGACCAGTCTAGGGATGACTATAAACGCTGGGCGAGTTTAGAAAGCTTGCATGCTGAGAAAGCAAGAGTCCCAGCAAGAACCATGGATGAGGGGACAGAAGAAGATCCTTTTAGGGTGGTAATGTTCTCTGACATAGAGCCATTGCTTTTCATAGTCCCACGACATGTTTTACCAGCTGTGCAGGAGCAGTTGTTGGATGCGTTCTTGATGTTCTTTGGGGCTCCTCCTGTCTTTCGGTCTAACAGCTGGACGGAAGAGGCCTACCACGATCAATTTCTTGCTCGGCCTGCTTTGAACCTGGAGCTTACTGCTCCCACGCCACTTTCAAGGGACGAAGATCCGACAGAAATACAGAGGAAGCCTCCTGCTTTCGACCAGAAGCCGCTCCGCGTCTCCGAGTCACCAGAAGTGCTCTTCTCGAATCAAAACTGGTTTTCTTATTTGCCATCGATGACTAAGGAGAACAATGTTGAACTCGGCTTTTTGAATAATGCAACAAAACACTTGGTTCACAATGCCAACTTCGAGGATCTGGCTATGTATCATCTTGCTTTATGTGCATCACAAGATCGCTCCGCTGTCAAAAAGGCAGCTAAAGCTTTGTTGAAGCGATATCCAACCAATCTTGGCCTATACAAGGCATATGCTCTTGCTGAGTATACGAATGGTAACCGTGAAGTTGCTCAAAAAGTGGTTTCGTCAGCAACCCAGCTTGCGTCG GACTCATCTGCAGTCGACTCGTTTAGTCTTTGGAGGACATGGACTTGGATGGAGCTTGAAGAGGGCAACAAAGATGTAGCTGTTCAGAGACTCTGCTCTGCCGTGGATGAGGTCCTACGAAAAACGGCCGGAACTCTCGATGTATCCTCAACACATATTCTCAAAGCCCACCAAATCTTTACTTCTACCATGAATGATATGATAGCAGGGGGGAATATCGACCAGGCTGGAGTTCTTGCCGAGTGTCTGGTCCTGCTGTCGTACTTGACCGCGGAGGGGTCTACAGAACCAATGTCGGCGTCTCAAGGAAGTATTTCGGCTGCTATGGATATAGTTTACAGGGTGTCTCTCGAGTTGAAATCTCGAAACTATCATACATCAAAAGCTCACGAGCGTATACTGCAGTTTGCGTCGATGTTGCTGTACATGCATGCAACCCGGGG ACCCTTCCGCCGTGTGTATCTACTCGAGCAACTGAAACATTTTCTGGCGTATTTCCCTGGAAACACCATGTTCTTGTCGTTATTCGAATGGGCCGACTCCAGCCTTCGTATTATTGACGAAACAAGAACACTTCTACACGAAACTGTACTTACCCCGGCCCAAGATTGCTTAAGCAGTCGTATATTTGCCATTCATCATGAGATTGAGCGTGGAAATGTCAACACAACAAAAGCAGCTTTTGAGCACGCCGTGTCAAGCGATGTCTGCAAATCGAATACAGCTTTGTGGATCAACTTTATCAGGTTCTGCAGCTCGCAGAGAGAACTACGacccaaggccaaggatATCTTGTTTAGGGCGTTGAGGCATTGTCCTTGGTCCAAGGATGTCATGATGGAGGCTTTCCTTACGCTGAACCGGGACATGGACTCCTCTGAGCTGAAGGGGGTTTTTGAGACTATGGCATCCAAGGGCTCGAGGGTACATGTTGATCTGGAAGAGTTTTTGGATGAGAGGAGAGTTGAGAGGAGGGCAGAGAAGAGTAGACGATGA